A region of the Methanobrevibacter arboriphilus JCM 13429 = DSM 1125 genome:
AACAAAAAAGCCTACAATCCATTTTCCACTATCATCAGTAGTAGTTGTATTAGTACCAAAATCACCCCTTTGAGCAGAATGCACATTAACACTAACGTTAGCACCAGAAATAGTAGTATTATCCGTTGTATTAAAAACAACACCACTAATTTCATTAACACGATCATCATAAAAGCTAGGCACAGTGACATTAGAATCAACATCAGCAGCAGAAACACTACTAACAAACATGAATCCAGCTAAAAATACTAATAAAACCAAGAAACTAAACTTAATTAGCTTTATAATAAATTTATTTGACTTAAAATTAGAGTTACCAACAAGCTTACTATTTATCATTAAATTCATCATATACATCCTTATTTTCCTTATTTCAATCGATTATTACTAATTATTATTAATTGGATTATAAAGTGAAAATCTTATAAGCAAATGCTCACTTTTTAAATATTTAATAAAATTTATGAAATTTATTAAATTATTAAATTATTAAATTATGAAATTTTATTTAAAAAATATAAAGAACACTCACTTTTTATACTATTAGTGTAATTATAATTATTTATAGTATATAAATTTAACCCCTAAACAAAAAATCCAGAGCAGTTCGATGAAAATAGAAAAAAACAACCTTCACCCCCCCCCCCCCCTTATTAAAGGAAAAATAAGGACTTAAACTAAAAATAAATCCTATTTAATTAATTTTACCTAAAAAATAAACCAAACCCCAAATATAAAAAAATCTTAGAAATTTTTTATTAGCTAATGTAAATTCATAATCTGAAACAATCAAACTATTAAAAAAGAACAAAGTTATAACAATATATAGCTATTGAAAAAAGTAAATTCATAAAAAAATAGTACTAATTTTAAGTTTAAGGGTTTAAAACCCTTCAAAGTCTATCTGTTTTTTTGAGTGTTATTATTATTTATATAGTTGTTCTCTCCTAAACAGTTCAGTAAAATCAATACACTGGAAAGGACCTGTAACAGGGTTTATTTCAAATGTACTTTCTTTTCCATTCCTACAATAAGCCCCTAATAATCTACACACATTAGGTATTTTAAGAGATTTTTGTTTGCTTTTATCACAATTCCAACCTTCTAAAGTAACTAAAACAAGATTATAAGCCTTGGCATGAATAATAAGCTCTAAATCTCCAGAAATTTCACGATTAGTATGATATTTATACCAGCCAGGAAGTTTTTTTCTAATAAAGTTTGATTCTTCCCCATATTTATTATCTTTTGGACCAACAAACATTTTTTCATGTTTATCTGCCCATTCAACTACTTTATGTTTTTCATTTTCATTATAAGGGAATAATTTTTTAATTTCTTTATAGGCATCTGGTTTAATTTTCTGATTAAATAATAATAAAAATACAGATGAATTATTAAACTTTCTTGAAGAAGTAAATAATAGTCTGAATAGCTAATTATAATTAATAACTAATAAGTTATAACTATAATAACTAATAAATTGTAAGTTATAATTATATAATCATACTAAGAATTTAAAAAAAGAATATAAAGAATTTAAAAATGTAAAAAATTTAAAATTAAACACTATTCTGTAACTATTATAAATTCCCCTACTTTTTCAACTTTAGCAAAAGGAACTAATAATAAATCTCCATTTCTTTTAGAGCCTTTAACATGAATGTTTCTACCTTGTTCAACTTTAATTGCTATATCCACAATTTTACCACTTTTTTCATTAATGACAAGTTCATCGAGAGAACCAAGAATACGAGCATTATTAGTAGCTACCTGATATCCTTTAACTTCACTCCATAGTTTCTCTTCTTTTTTAGGGATGTTTTTATTTTCCATTATTTCACCATAAACTTATTATGTTCTCTATAGTTTATATAGTTTATAGGTCTTATTATAATTTAGATTTCATTATATGGGTTTTATTATATGAGTTTTATACTAAATATTACAATACTTATAAAAAAAACATGGAAATAATAATTTAGAAAAAAGTCATTATTTAAAAAAATGTGATAACTATGAAATATATTAAATTAATACTAATTATTGGAAACATAGATATGATTATAAAAAACAAAAATTAGTAGCATATGATTATGATGCTATGAATCCTAAAAAAGGTAAATATCATGACATTTTTCTTTGATACTAATGTATGTATAGGGTACATTTTTAAATGGAATCCTTAGTACAATAAATCAGAGGATATATTCTCTAAAAATTGATCGCCTTATTGGTCAGAAATTGTTAAAGATGAATGTGAGCAAGTTATTGGAAAATTAATAAATGAATATACATCTAATTATGACAATATTAAAACAATTTTAATAAATAATAATATTCATCCTCCTGATTGGCAGATTTGTTTAGATGCTCATGATTTAGGGCATAAAATTCGAAATTTAATTTTTGTTAATTCTGATTATACATTATGTGATTGTTTAAAACCTATTACTTAATAAAACTAAAATTAATTCTATACATAAATTTGATAGGCTTAGTATTTTTTCCGAGATATATTATTTTTTACAATTGAAATTTTTAGTCTTGTAGCTGCAAGAAATGTTTTTTAAAGTGTAAAACTATTTTTTAATATTTTTATATTTATTTTATATCTTTTTTTTGTTAGTGTAAGGTAAAATGTGTTAGTGATTTTATTTATTGTTTTTATTTTTTAGATTATATCCAACGTAACTATCATATTTAGATTTGTTTTTAAAAGTTTTAGTCATATTTTTATTTTTTGTTTTAGAAATAGTTTTATATATTTATTATGTATTCTTATATGTTATCTATTAATTATTTTATTAACTATACATCATGTATTTGATTACTTTCAGATAATAAGTAAGCTAATTTAGCATCATCAGTAGTGTTTATATTTAGAGCTAACTCAATTTGAGGAATAATTAATTTTTCCTCATTTTGTACTTCATTTCTACTTAATAAGATATTTAAACCAGAAGGAACTAAATTATCAAATACTAAAGAAGGTTTAATTCCATACTCCTCAAAAATTGAAATAGGAACCAAAACAGACATTGCATCAACATCATTTTCCATATACTTTTCTAGAATATAATCAATAATATTTGTAGAAACAAAAGGTAGATCAGTATTTATAAATAATAATATGTCATCAGAAGATTTTTTTTCAAAATGAGATAATATAAATGATAGATCTTCAACATAACCATTTCCAGGAGTTTCTAAATAATTAAAAAACTTTTCAGAATTAAAAAATTTTTCAGAATTAAAAAACTTTTTAGAGATATATTTTTTAGTTTCAGGAGTATGAGGGCTTACAGCTATAAAAATCTTATCAATATATTTAGATTCTTTTAAATTATCTAAAACATGATCAATCAGATACTTATCAAAAAGTTTAAAGAGAGGTTTTTCAGTGTTTATATTCATCCTTTTTCCCTTACCTCCAGCCATCAAAACAGCTATTATCATGTGTATCTCCTAAATAAAATAATAAGTGAATTATTAAAGAAATATCTATTTTTTTTCTTGTAATTTCTTTCTAGCTGCTAAAATACATGGCCTTCCTTGTTTTCCACCAACAGGAACGTTCATAGTTCCCATTGAATTCATACATCTAGCCATTATAGCAGAACCTAAAGCTAGACCATCTGAAACAAACACACAATCCTTAAAGTTGTCTTTAGTATATTCAAGTATTAATTCAGGTTTCTTACCAGTAATCCCTGCTCTACCAGTTATTCCCAAAGCAGATCCAGGAATTATAATATTTTCATCAAATGCAACATCCAAAAGCCTTTTAACAATAATTGCACTTACATGATCCATAGTAGCAAACAATGTAGGTAAACCATCATTTTTATAAAGTTCTTCTCCTAATGAGATTAAATCAGGAATTCTATCACCATTTTCACCAACATCACAACCAATCAAACAAGTCCCTGCCTTTTGAGCAGCTTCTGGTTTAACAGGAACAGTTCCAAACCTATTCCTATCCATTGGAACCTTTCTAATATCAATAATTTCATGAACTTTTTCTGCATTAACTTTAGCACGTTTCCAATCAGCTTTTTTAAGTATATCTTTAGAATATAAATCAATTGCAGCTCCACCCTTCTTATCCACCTTATCAGTTCCACGAACAAGTGAATCAGCTATAACTCCTGCAAGACCTAAAAAATTCCCAACAGTATGTGCATAAGGTTCATCATCATTAACTACCCTACCAGCTAAGGTTGATCCAAAATCAATAGAAACACAAGGATTTCTATAATCAACCTTCGTCCATTTAGCTCCAAGTTTTATACCAGCTGTAACAAGTTCACCTTCCATTTCATTAGACACAACTTCTTCTCCTTTAGGTGGAAGAACACTAACAACAGCACCGTCAAACATTACTTTATCAAGAAGAGTATAATCTTTTAATCTATCTGGAAAATTATCAATAGACATAGCTGGAGCCATTTTTCTTGGAGCAACCCCTGCATCTAAACATCCATTAGCTAGAGCAATTATAAGTTTTCCAC
Encoded here:
- a CDS encoding DUF4411 family protein, whose translation is MKPDAYKEIKKLFPYNENEKHKVVEWADKHEKMFVGPKDNKYGEESNFIRKKLPGWYKYHTNREISGDLELIIHAKAYNLVLVTLEGWNCDKSKQKSLKIPNVCRLLGAYCRNGKESTFEINPVTGPFQCIDFTELFRREQLYK
- a CDS encoding PRC-barrel domain-containing protein, producing MENKNIPKKEEKLWSEVKGYQVATNNARILGSLDELVINEKSGKIVDIAIKVEQGRNIHVKGSKRNGDLLLVPFAKVEKVGEFIIVTE
- a CDS encoding NTP transferase domain-containing protein, coding for MIIAVLMAGGKGKRMNINTEKPLFKLFDKYLIDHVLDNLKESKYIDKIFIAVSPHTPETKKYISKKFFNSEKFFNSEKFFNYLETPGNGYVEDLSFILSHFEKKSSDDILLFINTDLPFVSTNIIDYILEKYMENDVDAMSVLVPISIFEEYGIKPSLVFDNLVPSGLNILLSRNEVQNEEKLIIPQIELALNINTTDDAKLAYLLSESNQIHDV
- a CDS encoding methanogenesis marker 14 protein; this encodes MSFISKIFGLGSKPVIAKSKFKKFESLKSSPFSAKTAGSGYKMRPDEYYITASVELGNTTTKCIICATNLNTSESYLLSKVVNMTRDIRPPKPKEEVFGKTVWGIELSKESVSELVRDTVIEAAKEAHIDIENDLDFVVRSTGVTAGFATPEESGKLIIALANGCLDAGVAPRKMAPAMSIDNFPDRLKDYTLLDKVMFDGAVVSVLPPKGEEVVSNEMEGELVTAGIKLGAKWTKVDYRNPCVSIDFGSTLAGRVVNDDEPYAHTVGNFLGLAGVIADSLVRGTDKVDKKGGAAIDLYSKDILKKADWKRAKVNAEKVHEIIDIRKVPMDRNRFGTVPVKPEAAQKAGTCLIGCDVGENGDRIPDLISLGEELYKNDGLPTLFATMDHVSAIIVKRLLDVAFDENIIIPGSALGITGRAGITGKKPELILEYTKDNFKDCVFVSDGLALGSAIMARCMNSMGTMNVPVGGKQGRPCILAARKKLQEKK